Below is a window of Nocardioides sp. S-1144 DNA.
GCGGCCCGCCTGCAGGACGTGATGGCCGACCTCGAGCCGGTGATCGCCGAGGCCGACTGGGACGCGCTCGCGGGCGCCGTCCAGGGGCTCGGCCGGCAGCGGGCGCTGGTCGTGCTGCTGACGCCGCTGGAGCCCTCGGCGGTCGAGGAGGGCCTGCTCACCGTGCTGCCGACGCTGACCCGCCACCACCGCGTCGTCCTGGCCTCGGTGCGCGACCCCGAGCTCGACCGGCTCACCGCGGCGCGCGACACCCTCGAGGAGGTCTACGCCGCCGCCGCGGCCGAGCAGGCGCAGGAGCGGCGACGGCGCACGGCCGCGCTGCTGACCCGGCTCGGCGTCGACGTCGTGGACGCCGACGCCGAGCGGCTGCCGCCGGCGCTGGCCGACCACTACCTCGGGCTGAAGGCGCGCGGGCTGCTCTGACGCCGCCGCCCGGGGAGGGCGGCACCTACCCCTGAGCGAGCGGGGGCTGTCCGCGACAGCGTGTCGCGACTAGGGTCGCCCCATGCGCCGCCCGCTGCTGCTCCTCGCCGTCCTCGTGCTCACCGCGACCGGGCTGGTCGCGCCCACCGCGGCGACCACCGCACCCCGCGCCCCGGCGGTCGCGACCAGCCCGGCGCCGCCGCTGCGGTACGTCGCGCTCGGCGACTCCTACAGCGCGGCCTCCGGCGTGCTGCCGCCCGACCCGGCGGCGCCGCTGGTCTGCCTGCGCTCGGCGCGCAGCTACCCGCACGTCCTCGCCGCCCGCACCGGCGCCCGGTTCACCGACGTGACGTGCGGGGCCGCCGAGACCGGCGACTTCTTCGAGAGCCAGCACCCCGGCGTCCCGCCCCAGCTCGACGCGCTCTCGCGGCGCACCGACCTGGTGACGATGACGATCGGGGGCAACGACAGCGGCGTCTTCATCGGCGCGATCCTGGCGTGCGGGGTCGCGGGGGTCTCGAGCCTGGGCCGGGGCAACCCGTGCGAGCAGCAGCACGGCGACTCCTTCGAGCAGACCGTGCGCGACACGACCTACCCGTCGCTGGTGCGGGCGCTGCGGGCGGTCCACCGTCGCGCGCCGAGCGCCCGGGTGGCGATCCTGGGCTACCCGTGGATCGTGCCGCGCCGCGACGGCTGCTTCGCGCAGATGCCGATCGCCCGCGGCGACGTCCCGTACCTGCGCAGCCTCCAGCGCACCCTCAACGACGCCGTGCGCCGCGCCGCCCGCGCCACCGGGTCGACCTACGTCGACCTGAACCGCGCCTCGGACGGGCACGACGCGTGCCAGCCGATCGGCACCCGCTGGGTCGAGCCGATCCTGCTGGGCACCAACCCGGTCGTCGTCCACCCCAACGCGCGCGGCGAGCGGGCGATGGCCCGCCAGGTCGTGCGGCGCCTGCGCCTGCGCTGATCCCCCCGCCGTC
It encodes the following:
- a CDS encoding SGNH/GDSL hydrolase family protein codes for the protein MRRPLLLLAVLVLTATGLVAPTAATTAPRAPAVATSPAPPLRYVALGDSYSAASGVLPPDPAAPLVCLRSARSYPHVLAARTGARFTDVTCGAAETGDFFESQHPGVPPQLDALSRRTDLVTMTIGGNDSGVFIGAILACGVAGVSSLGRGNPCEQQHGDSFEQTVRDTTYPSLVRALRAVHRRAPSARVAILGYPWIVPRRDGCFAQMPIARGDVPYLRSLQRTLNDAVRRAARATGSTYVDLNRASDGHDACQPIGTRWVEPILLGTNPVVVHPNARGERAMARQVVRRLRLR